In Phaseolus vulgaris cultivar G19833 chromosome 7, P. vulgaris v2.0, whole genome shotgun sequence, the genomic stretch AGCATGGTAATGCTGCAATTGGAGGCTCCTATTGTATAAAGTCACATAATGATTTGATCTCACATAGAGGTAAAGATCActgattttatatatatatatatatatatatatatatataatttttacagcttgatttgtattttgtaattttttttataataaaattgtaatttaaatCATGAatacttataaattaatttttattatgtagATATTTGTCCACTTGTTGTTGGGAATCCCTCCTTAATTTGATGGACCAATGAATATCGGTAAAACTATTGTGGGGCAGTTGAATTATTAATACCCTCAATTAAGTCAATTAAGAATTAAGTGGGAGAATTGTTGAGAATCTCTCCTTAATTTAATGCGAGATTATGATTAAATAATATTGGTAATCAATGTGATGGccattaaaacaaattttgaaaattgtaACTCTCTCTTGAAAATGTAATGAGCATTAATCTCTTTGCGAAGAAGCCTTCCTCTCATTCTCTGTAAGAAGGAAAAATGAGAAAAGCAacatagagagaaaaaaaaagagtagatATCTACCATAATTGTGAGATTAGAAATCCTAGCTAAATGTTAGAGAGACTTTGTATTCCATTCTTTTTGGGTGAGATTAGATATCTTAGTGAGATGCTAGAGAAACTTTGTATTTCATCATTGTTAGTGAGATTGAGTGTTATACTCAAATAGTGAAAGGAACAAATATTGTAATCTCACTTTCATAATGAAAGTGTTTTTTATCATAATGGTGAGATTATGAATTCTACGGAGATGCTAGAGAGACATTGAATTTCATCTTTATTGGGTTAGAGAGACATTGAATTTCATCCTTATTGGGTGAGATTGAGTGTTATCCTCACAGAGTGTGAGGAACAAATATTGTAATCTCACTTTCATAGTGGAGGCGTTTTCACCAAAATGGTGAGATTATAAATCCTAATGAGATGCTAGAGAGACAGTAGATTATATTCTTGTTGGATGAGATTGAGTGTTATCCTTACAGAATGAgaagaaacaaatattgtaattcAACTCTCACAATGGAAACATAATTTTCCCAACACTTATCTACTTATTTATTCTCTTATTACTAAAACAAGTTTATGTATTTTCTCATCAAAAATATGCGttatttttagtaatatttcaccTTTAACTAACTTCATGACCAAGTTCCACTACTTGTACTAAAATATCCTATTATTCTAGATAAAATCAGATATAACtattgtaaaatttaaataaacattGAAATCATCTATATAGAAAATCTCATTCAAAATGTTGTGGTTGGAAATaactttttcattaaaattCTTTCATCACAACAAATTCTAATTAAATAACTTAACACataaagtaataatttattcatttagttaaaaacaataataaaataatattcacattattaattatgataCAATCAATGACTTCAAATGTTTACTATGGTACTATATTCTATCTAAGATATCTTAAAATAAACTTCTcaattctaatttttaaaaaaaatattaaaagagaatacttaatttttttttttaaatcgaATATCTCCTACTCTTCAAATTGCCAGTCACTCAAactcttttcttctcatcctGTCTAGTAAGGTTGGATACCTACAAAGACATTTGGACATTTAAATCAAacataaacatattaaaattataagttcatgattaaacattaattatctttttatttcaaaaatggTTCAATActtaactaattatatttttaataaataatcagATTTTACTgcataattaatataaatttagttGACATGTGAACTTTAAGCAAATACGTTAGCTGAAAAATCCTAGATGTCGACTAGTCGACAATTTGACATCTGGTAGTAAAAAATGTAACAAtcaaatttgaaagaaaaattcatAATCCGTGAATTTGGTAGATACTTCACCCTAATTTCCCATgtgaaaaaataattcaaacttttattgtaaaagctgaaaaaaccaAAGGCAAAGTTACAGTTGCGATGACTCTGGCATAGTATAGCTGACTAAGAAATGGCTTGTCAACACCAACTTTGCCTCCAACTCTTTTTCATCTTCCATGGATCCAAATTCTCAACCATTTGTTCCATAAAAGGGTGCTGGCACTGTATGATACTTCAATGGGGACAACAACTAGCATAAAACCAGGAAAATAATGAAGCTTAAGACAGAGAAAAGATAAAGCACAATTTGAAGATTAATGTGGTGTATTTGGGAGATAGATAAATAGAAGTGAAAAAAGAGATCAAGTTTATGTTTAAGTATTGCCCTTGATTATAATGATCATAGAATCACTTtctcatttatatttatagatcCCTTCGAGTGAAAAACAAAGATGATCAAGTCCATTGCCCAACTTGTCATCAAGCCTGTTCAACTACAAACTTTTGTAATGAAAAACTAAATCATTAGAAACAATGAGAAAAAGGAGAAATCTAAACATTTAACTAAGCATTCAATCATAATCACCACTTTGAACAATTATTTTGATTACATTTTAATCACTCTTTGAAGCTGTTATAAGTTTCACATTCAAtgaaatatatagttttttaaggaataaaataaaataagtggAAGACCTATATTGGTTGGGTTCAAACTTAATGCGACCAAACCTTTTTATATAAAGGATCTTGGTAGATTTCTTTATTTTGTAAACTCAATTTACTTAAAAGATAAAttgaaaaaacagttttaattttctttatatagttCTTAATCTTTAATGTTGTGTTGTTTTTGTGGTTTTATTTTTGACGACTCATTATCGAATGCGGATCATGAGTGTTTGGATTTGTGTGTAAGGAAGTGTGCAACGATCGATAAGAGAGTGAGTGGAGATTGTTTCTTCTCTCAACAACATAGATATGAGAGGAAAGTCACTTAGATTCTATGTTTTTACTGTATTGTCCTTTGTTTGTGAAAAATGAGTTATATATGTGAACATTAAACAACTTTGATTATGAATCATACAGAGGATAGTCATAATCAATTAATGGAACAAATAATCGACTATATTGTTTTTTAAgaggataatcgattatttaGGATTTATAATGTGGTGAATAATCAATTATAAGTCAAATTTTAAGTCATAATACATTATGCTAAGGTTTTTCTTATATGCATAATTGATTATCTACATGTTTTGAATACATAATCGATTACCTACTTCATTTATCacataaaataattgattattcaaTGTTTTTAACtcgaatattttaaaaaaattatatatttcagtttttttttaaataggacattaaataatttaggatttgtttttctttaagattttgaatattttaggaattttctatatttcatattttttatttaaataaaatattaaatattttaaatatgtatttatttaggattttttaatattttagaaatttaatatattttaaatttttatttaataagattttgaatatttcagaaattttatatattttaaagttgtatttaaataagaatttaaataatttagaaattgtattactttaagattttgaatattttagatattctatatatttaaaaaagtttatatattttaaatttttatttaaataggacattatataatttaaaaatttatttattttggatttagaatattttaagaatttctatattttaaatttttatttaaattgtgcattaaatattttaaatttgtctttatttatgatttttaatattttaagatttttatatatttaagatttttatatatttaagatttttatttaattacaacattaaatatttaaaattaattttatttaggattttaaatattttaaaattttatatattttttatatattttatttaagtaggacattaaatatttaagatttgtatttactaacatctttgaatattttagaaactttaaattttatttaaaaaggacattattaaataatttaagaatggTTTTcatttaggattttaaatattttatagaatacgtatattttaaatttttatttcaatagaaagttaaatatttaaaacttgtatttatttaagatttttaatattttaagaattttatatattttggatatttatttaaataggacattatatatttaatatctttatttatttaagattttgaatactttagaaattttattttttatttaaagaggatattaaataatttagaatttgtatttatttgagatttttaatattttggaaattttatatatttcatatttttatttaaatacgagataaaatatttgaaattgtttttatttagaagtttgaatattttagaaattttatatatttctgatttttttaaaataagatattaatatttaagatttttatttattaaaattttgaatattttataattttaaattttatttaaataagatattaaataatttaggatttgtatttctacataattttaaatacatcagaaattttatatattttaaagttttaattaaatAGAACATTAAATACTTACAATTcctatttatttaagatttttaatattttagaaatttaatatatttcaaattttatttaaattgaacattaaatatttaatattttaggattttcaatattttataaatttttatgtatttaaatgacattaaataatttaagaggtgtatttatttaagatttttaatactttagaaattttatacagttcatatttttatttaaatacgacaataaatattttaaaattgtttcatttaggattttaaatattttataaattttatatatttcttattttttttttaaataagacattaaatatttaaaatttatatttatttaaaactttggATACTTTagaaattttagattttttttaaagaagacattaaataatttaaaatttatatttatatataattttaaatacttttagaattttatatattttaaatttttatttaaataggacattaaatacttaaaatttgtatttatttacgatttttattattttaggatctttatatatttcatatttttatttaaatagaacattaattatttaatatatttacttatttaggattttgagtattttaaaaaatttatatttttatttaaataggattaaataatttaggaattatatttatttaggatttttagtattttaaggattttatatatttcatatttttatttaaatacgatattaaatatttaaaaaaaatatttgggattttgaatattttaaatattttatgtatttctgatttttttgtttaaataggacattaagtttaagatttgtatttatttaaaattttggatactttaaaaattttagattttatttaaatagaacattaaataatttaggatctgtatttatataaaaaatttaaatactttagaaattttatatattttaaatttttatttaaataggacattaaatacttaaaatttgtatttatttacgatttttaatattttttagaattttatatatttcatatttatttaaatagaacattgattatttaatatttttacttatttatgattttgaatattttagaagttttatatttttatttaaataggattaaataatttaggatttatatttatttagtgcTTTtagtattttagaaattttatatatttcatatttttatttaaatatgacattaaatattttaaaaaaaaattatttgggattttggatattttaagaattttatatatttcttattttttgtttaaataggacattaaatgtttaaaatttgtatttatttagagttttgaatattttagaaattatatattttatttaaataggacattaaataatttaggattcatatttatttatgattttaaatactttaaaaaatttaaatgttttaaatttttatttaaatagaacattaaatacttaaaatttgtatttatttaagatttttaatgttttagaaattttatatatttcagatttttatttaaataggacattaaatattaaatatttttatttatttaggattttaaatattttataaattttaaatttttatttaaataggacattaaataatttagggtttgtatttatttaagacttttaatattttagaaattttatatagttcagatttttatttacattacaagaaaatcatgaaatagaaatcaatttgagagacaaaaaataattagttgttatagtaactaaattatatatcattttagaaactaaaaaaatagtttttctaaattaatttttattattattaaatggtttctaaattggtatttaattatctatcaatgttttaactatcaaataaatatttttctaaattttatatatttcagatCATCACATTACTTACATAattcaataaacttttctcacaatccaaacacaacataagaaaaatattaaaaaaaggtgTTATTgtactttatattttatatttaatgaggTGTGGTAATTTCTTCCTTATTAAGatcagtttttttttccttattttatcTTTTGCTTTAACAATGAATTAATACTTTTGTCATTATGATGCCTATTACATATAATAAGTCGTTTAGTGTGGTACTTAAGTCACCAAATTAGTTCTCTTAATtagtttttgaaaatgttaTTTATATGGTATTTCATTAAACcattacaataatatttttgtgaCTCTCTCTCTTACATCTCAAATTTAGTTAGAACACaatattgtaaaattcataTTGAATTGAATTCGAGACTCTATGCAGAGTTTATACAGTAGACTAATTGCAAGCATATCATCAATCAAACCTGATTACAGGAGAAATCTTTACCGGTGAACAAGTTTTCTATTTGAAAATTTAGTGGGAAGGTCCAAAACTCATgacatttagaatttttttatggCATAGATGAATTGGTGAATGCGATTAGAAATAGGTTTTCCTATGTTACTTTAATagaaaacttaatttttttagttaacaTTTTTTTTGACACGATTTTTTAATAGTAGATTAAGTCGTTTAATCATGTGTTTTACAACATAAAAATGAAAGATATTTCTTGTACCCTATCACAATCTTCCTATAGTAATCCTAATACATTCTCATTccttttgaaaaggattttgaaatataatcttTATATTCTAGAATACccttttatataataaaagataatatgTAAGAAAATTTGAAGACACAAGAGTTGAGACCAAACATGAATAAGACTGATATGACCAATTAAAGCTGGAGTCCAATTTGCTTTTCTTCTGAAAGGGtgattctttctttcttctcttttctaATGAAAGGGTGATTGTTTAACTGCAATGGTATGTCTTATTATTGTGTTGAGTATTGAAATGAGTATATATTCTTTGACTTCATTAAACAATGAACTAAGCACCTCTTAGTAGACAATTACATTTTAAGGTGAATAATTAATAAACttacaaaactaaaaagaacACATTAAAAAACTCTGACTCTGCTCACAACCGACATTCAGATGATGCCAGAATCAACAGTGTCAATCAATCATACAATAAGCACACATGTAGGATAAGAGAGATTTCAACCACTATCTATTTCAGTGTTTCCACATAACATGTTTATCATATCTAGTCCTTAATACCAAATCATGTCTTGAGCCTCCTGACCTTATCTGTGCTTCCATTCTCTAGAGTTCCTTCCATCATCTGTTTCATCAGAGGAAGAGGGTCCCTCAGTATTGGCTTCACTTGTTTGGCTGCTTTCTTTAGCCTTAACTTTTCcatctttcttttcttcctcaTCTTGTTTTCTCTCCTCAGCACTTTTGAGAGCATTCAAATTCACCATTGAATTGCTGTCTTCATCTTTGTACTTGTACCAAGAGGCCCAGTAAAGgtagttaaaaaaatttatgcagCTTAGGATTGCTAAGAACCAATAGAACAAGTTAAGGTTATTATGGTTGAAGTCCAAGCCATGCAACCATCCTTGCTTGCTGGGAGTGATCCTTTTGGTGACAGCATTGATGACATCCACAAAGATTGTGCTTAAGAAGTAACCAAGAGACATGGACAAATATGTGAAAGAAGTTGACAATGACTTCATTGTTTCAGGTGCTTCTCTGTAGAAGAATTCTAGAAGTCCTACAAGAGTGAACATGTCTGCAACTCCAAATATAGCATATTGGAAAGATAGCCAAAACAGACTTATTGGCCTCGAAGGGTCCTTCAGTCCTTGATCCCTTCTTTTCACTTCTACTATGCCAGCTACTGCCATTGAAATGAAAGAAAGTACTAACCCAACACCAACTCTTTGAAGTGGAGTAACCCCAGAAGGGTGGTGAGTGATCTTTCGTGCGAATGGCACAAAGAAGAATTCATAGAGGGGAATTAGGATGCACATGAAAAGCAGGGGGATAACTGGAATTGATGGAGGAGGCACAGTAAAAGAACCAAGTTTCAGGTTCATCACATTCCCCTGCTGAACTGAGAATGTTTGAAGTTGTGCTAAACAAGTGTTCATTATAATGGTACTGGCTAATATTGGTAACATTCTGGTTAGGATCTTTACTTCTTCTACTTGCGTCACTGTGCACACCTTCCATTCTTGTGGCTCAATGTTCTGTTGAAGAATGCTTGCTCTATCTAGAAACCTGATTcaacaaacaaatattaaaaaataatattgccATCAATTATTAACATGCATGGGGAGTTAGccatttaaaagaaataaataaataaaaagaagaatcAAATCATTGAGGATAGTGCTTGTATTGAGAAGAAAATTGCTTTTCATTTTCTCAGTGAAGTACTTGGAACTAAGccaacaaaaaaaacaaaagaggttgATTGCAGAAAGTACTGtagttttaaaactttttcaCCGAGTTATTGTTGTCAGGAACTTGTTTATTTTGTGTGATGTTTACAAGTGGTTCAGATATATTTTCCGTGACCAATTGATCATTCTCTGTATGGCTGCAGCTCCAAGCGTGCAGCAGTGATAGTAGTAGGCCCAGAGTCCTTGGCACTACCTACTACGTCGTACATGAAGAAAAGAATCTCAACACGCCAATGTGCTGGACCATGTATTAGTTAATTGTCTCATCGCTTACAGAACATCATTAGGCTGTGTTGCATTATTTTGCAAGCTGTTAACCATGAATTTTGAGCATGTACACAAGGAGTTACCTCATTTGGTTGGTATGTGCAATCCTTTCTAATGTAGCACTCTCATAGACCTCATAAAGTTCTTCATGAGACTCTGGCAGTGGTAGCTTCCGATTTTTAAAAGCCACGGAAATAACCTGCACCAAAAAAACAAGGTTGATTTGGTGATTGTTGCATATATAGTTTGATTTTGCTGCTTGGATAAACTTCTGATGAAACATTTACAAAAGAAGATAatacaaagataaaataaattaaacttttgtATAAGTACAAACTAATTTACAAAAGTTCCTGTTTAACTTAActcaaaattgattttaactTACTTGGCTGATTCTCAAAATGGGGCTTTGGCCTGGAGTTTTGATGCGGTAGAATGGCTTGCCAAGAGCAAGAGTGAGAAAGCCAATGGAGGAAGCTACTGTTATTATGATGAAGCCCCAGTGCCAAGCCTTTTGGGTGCTAACCCAAACAACCCCAGTGACCCCTATAACTGATCCCAAGGTTGAACTCAGCAAAAGCCAATTGAAGAAGCTTGCAAGAGCCTTTGCTTCTCTTGGATTCTTTTCATCAAACTGGTCAGCACCAAATGCAGTCAAGGAACCTCTCACTCCTCCCATTCCCAAAGCCAATAAGTACAATGACGTGTAAAACATGACAGCTATGCCACCTTTGACACAGCTCGACTTGCCACAAACATCTGGGTGTAAATGGTCCAGAGCAGCTTGAACTGAGAAAATTACCAAAGCCTGTGTAGTGAATGGCCAATGCCAGAAAGAAGTAAACTTTAACGTTTTTGAACCACCTTTGTCTCATTGTCTCATTGGACAGACCATTGGGATTTGAAATTTTCATATAGTAACATACTTGAGAgacaatatttaaatatatataataatatattattgtttAGCACTTACCAGAACTTCGAGTGATCCGAAAAACAAACATGTGGTTAGTCTGTTGAAGTATGTGTCTGAGATGAAACCACCTACTAGGGAGAGCAAGAAAGTTGAGCCCAAAAAGTTTGTCAGGGTGTTGGCAGAGTTGGACAGATCAAAGTGCATCACCCCATAAAAGTATAGGACTAAGCTCGCCATGTTTGCTACAAAGCCCATGTTGTCCAATGCTAATAACACTGCATGAACAAGGAAGGAAAAGATGAGGATCGGTTGCAAGCTAAGCTTCAGAACATTGAGAACAACCACTGGAGTCTGTGCTCACCAAAGATAAACATGGAAGCCCTGAATCCACCTTTTTGTTCATCCTTTACCTCTTTGTCTCCCTGCATGACAAAATCTGAAACTCATCAACAACAACCCTTAGAGGTAGAAATGAGGTGTTGAATGACTAGTCTTACTTACCATTCTTGAGTTTCAATTTAAAATGGTGGTGGTGAACATATAACTGAAAAGGGAAGTTTTTGGGAAACAGGTTCACTTCAGACAAGGATATGGTAAGGAGAGAAGTTTAGTTCAATGCCTTAAACTGTTTGCTTCTGATGTCCTCCATGCTATTTATCATGCTCTCTTTCTCTCTGTTCTCTCTTGGACTCTGTGCAAACATATTACTGGTTATATTATTATTGACATGAGCCTCACCATCACTTATTTGAAACAGATGGAGGAAAGATTTAACTGTTTTAAGCCTTCCAAAGCTTAATTATGGATGCTGATTCCATCAATAATGTTAATCAAACCCAACGTGTGTGCCCCACAACAAATTAGGGTAAATATGGTATTCTAATTTagatttttcattatttttttttatgttgcttcgaatcagttttaaaaattttatacattttaaaataatacgtTTCTTATTAACACTGacaataataatttcaaataattaataatagtcaattacattttttttcaacaaattgtaattgaattattgaattattatttttatacaatAAGAATAACATTGTCAATTCGTTACAATAATTTACGTTATTaaattctaatttaattttaatatttacattaattataaATGTGACTTTTTACTACTTTTATGTAaggaaaacattaaaaataattactagTTACCATTATCATCAGAAGaattttaataatactaaaaagttaaaataaagtttaataatcttaaattataaccttaaatgtttttattaatttatattactataattttaaatttatttttaatattatctgtttatattgcattaaaatattttactacttttacaaatttattaattaagtatatttaatttaaaaatttatatttgtataatgttatattaaatttataaaagaaataacacattTCCATATAAATCGACTCACGGGGAGCatatttcaatttattatttaatatgcaCCATTAGACAGTGAAATGGTATtttaggataaaaaaaattaaaaatagtctATCTAGagaatattttcttaaattgaGATTATTCCAATACAAATTTACATATTATTCTCTTAATGTATAGGATAGTTTTAAATACACTTACTATATTTCAACTCCTTTTGTTCCTAGTAGATAATAATTAATGTTAGAGTATTATTATTGGTTATAACATTAAAACAAATGGTCATTACTTTTTCagtttttaactttaaaacttTTGGAAATTGGAATATAATATATTTCCTTTTTTTGGTGCTCCAGGGATTAATTTTACATTGAGCAACAAAGGAACATAGCAAACATATTGATTTACCCACAAAACAATTACCCCCTTTTTctcctattattattattattattattattattattattatacttttatAGTTGTATGTAAGGTTTCACACATTACTTGTTCTAttgtaggattttttttttctaaaaataatattattttgtattatctTTTTCTCTAAGAACTTTTTATGagacattttaataaatttttacaatcacttaaatttattatttttccctttatccttttttataatttatatattttttaaattaggttCTCGAATAGTTGTTGAATTGTTAAAAGTAATTTTCCTTTCTGATGCGTAAATGGTTGTTTTAAACACTATTTATTTTATGAGAAACACTGCTATCcaaactttttctttttaataattgttttgtTTGGGTTAAATGTTAGTAGTCCTTCACATTTTTTTACATTAGTTAAGTTTTAAAAGAATGAAACTaaatttgtttgaaaacataataaGAAGTtcttaaaactaaaacaaacaTTTAGCCTTTTGTTTGTAACATGTATATGCTTGTCTTGGCTGAACAGTCCGTTTGAGGCGTTGTATCAGTATTCCTAAACAAGAAAGGTTTTCAGTATTGCTCACGGGTCAATTTGAAAGGAAGAGGATACTTATAGAAACTGGAAGTGGGGGTATGCCAAGACTTTTCCCTGCTTGATGCACACCATGTGACCCAGTGCCACTGGCTATATTATCAAATTCGTAGACTATTATCTTCTTTA encodes the following:
- the LOC137830129 gene encoding protein NRT1/ PTR FAMILY 4.5-like, giving the protein MGDKEVKDEQKGGFRASMFIFVLLALDNMGFVANMASLVLYFYGVMHFDLSNSANTLTNFLGSTFLLSLVGGFISDTYFNRLTTCLFFGSLEVLALVIFSVQAALDHLHPDVCGKSSCVKGGIAVMFYTSLYLLALGMGGVRGSLTAFGADQFDEKNPREAKALASFFNWLLLSSTLGSVIGVTGVVWVSTQKAWHWGFIIITVASSIGFLTLALGKPFYRIKTPGQSPILRISQVISVAFKNRKLPLPESHEELYEVYESATLERIAHTNQMRFLDRASILQQNIEPQEWKVCTVTQVEEVKILTRMLPILASTIIMNTCLAQLQTFSVQQGNVMNLKLGSFTVPPPSIPVIPLLFMCILIPLYEFFFVPFARKITHHPSGVTPLQRVGVGLVLSFISMAVAGIVEVKRRDQGLKDPSRPISLFWLSFQYAIFGVADMFTLVGLLEFFYREAPETMKSLSTSFTYLSMSLGYFLSTIFVDVINAVTKRITPSKQGWLHGLDFNHNNLNLFYWFLAILSCINFFNYLYWASWYKYKDEDSNSMVNLNALKSAEERKQDEEEKKDGKVKAKESSQTSEANTEGPSSSDETDDGRNSREWKHR